The DNA region AAACCCCCTCCATCTccatcaaattctgacaaacccctcaaaTTTTCCcgagaaaaacaaaaagaaaaacctcTAAAATTTTCCtgccacccaaacaaaaccatAAACCCTAACCTCAATCTTACTATCTCCTCGATGGATCCTTCTCGGCGTGCTCCACGCGCCGCCATCGATCCTGTTCCCAAGATCCGCCAAGTCGGGTTCTTCGCTCCCGGAGCTGCCCCACCCGAACGCTCTCAATCGGGTCCGCCTGACCCGACCCACTCTTCCCCTCCCGTTGTTGGTGCCTCACCATCCCTCTCGCCGGTGATGATTCCGCCGCCGCGTCACCTCTCAGATAACCTCATCCTCCACGCTCGTCCGGTCGCCGCTTCGCAGCTTCGTGCTGACGCTCCGGTGTCCCCGGCGCCGTCGTCTTCGTACTCAAGCAGGATCGCCACTGCCGCCAATGGGAGCTTCTTCGACGGTAGGGGTAGCGGCGCCGGGAAGGTGGTCGCGTCTTCGTTTCCTCGCGGAGGATTTGACTTGACTGCGGTGGTGAAGGTTCCGGCAAGCGAGCTGACCACTGTTTCCGTGGTGAATGACTCGCTTGGACTTCCCGGTGAGCTTCTTcagcttgttttttttttttttgttgattttgattttggtttcGATTCAGCGTAGCAGTCTATGTCTTAGTATGAATTTGAACTGTTTTCGGATctgttgattttgattttagtttcAATCTAATATGGATTTGATTTGAGCTTTATCAAGTGTATGTAGTGTGAGAGTAGAAACTGAAGTGTACGAGATTTGGTTGAGTTTTGCGAAATATGAACTAAATATAAAGTGCGATCAATCATCAATATTTGATATGATCTTGAATTCTTGATAGTGCATAGGATCAAGTTGAGATGTAATTTAACGTGTTTCAAAGTCAGAGAGGAGTCTCTATGGACTTTTGAGTGTGAGAATTTAATTCTAGGCTTAAAAAGAAGGATCTTGTCTTAATTCACCATAATTTATAATTACTAGGACCGGGACagaatttttctttcttatgtttCTAGATTATGtatttttaaattgaatttGAATATGTATTTTACATGGTGTTTTAATCTCTGCTTGGATTTCATTTGTGTGTCTGAGCTTGTTGATTTTAACACCATTTGCAATTTGACTGTATGATTGAGAATGTTAAGTTGGCGTGACTTGCTTTTTGTTAATGAATATGTCGATGTCTTTCTATAGAGGAAAATTTAATTGTTTGTCTATTTATCTGGTCTGTTTTTGCGCGTGTTGATTTTAGCACCATTTGCAATTTGACTGTATGATTGAGAGTTTTAAGTTGGCGTGACTTACTTTTTGTTAATGTATATGTGGATGTTTTTTTATAGAGggaattttaattttgtagtcTATTTGTCTGgtctgattttattttattttgggcTTGATTTTATCACTCTTTTCTTAATCTTTCTTTACTGccattagaaaaagaaaaagcaaacaAAGGAGGAGGGTCTGCTGTGGAAGTGAAAGACCAACCTGCTAATTCAAAACAGCAGAAACCGAAACCCTCCAAAGCTGAAAGACGTGCTCTTCAGGAAGCTCAACGAGCTGCAAAAGCTGTGGCAAAAGGTGTGTATTAGAGTGCTCATGTTTGGTTCGAAACTTTTGTTAGTCTGGCTGTTTGTGACTATGCATTTAAGCTATCTGACTGAACGTTCTTTCATTGTTGGCATATCATCTACAGTTTTATGCTGATTTTATATTGTTATGCCTATTTATACCTAGCTCCTTGTCAGGAATTCTTTTAACTGTTCATGGACTCGAATATTGTGTTTTCTAGTGATCCTATCAGGCCTAAATTGGTAATTTATGATGTTCTTTCAATGGTCTCTTTTCTGCATAACTCATCATGATGATACTAATTAGTTTCCTTTGAATAAAATGTGTCACTAGCTGAAGGAAATAAAGCATCTGGAACTACAACTGTGATGAATGCCAAACCAGCTAAAGCTGTAAAGTCTGCACAGAAAGTTGATAATGTAACAGTTGCAGCCTCTGAGAAGAAGGGGACTGATTGTCCACCAGAAAAGGATAGAAAGAAAGATGCCCCTCAACCACGCATGCAGTATGATGACAAGAGCAGAGTGGAGAAAGCCAAACGCCGTGCTGTGGTGAAACAAACTGAAGCGAAGAACAGAGTAGAGTTGTTCAGGCACTTACCACAATATGAACACGGGAGTCAGCTTCCAGATCTTGAGGCGAAGTTTTTCCATCTTTATTCTGTACATCCTGCTGTTTACAAGGTACCTATGATATccttatttgattattttatgattccttatttttgttgtttgatttaTATACTActgttttatttttactttttgttgTGATATATTTGATGTAATGTGTGTTTTCCTGAGTATTGCAATGCTCAAAGGCACCACGAATCTGATAGGCTGATGATTAAAAAGGCATATGTTAGGAGAAATAGGCATGTCATAGGGGATAACACCCCACCTAACTGATTATAATTGTAACAGCTTGAGTTGTTAGCATTTTCTGTTATGAGAGGAGAGAGGGTGGGAATAGAGGATATAGAAAATCTGTTAGTATGGTAAGTCAATTTcttaattctccatttgaagggCATTGGGATGCTATGATTCTCACACTGAAGTATATTTAAGGAGATCCAAAGAAAAGGTTTAGTTTATTGAAGACAAGGGTCATAGAGTTATAGGATACAtagatgcagattgggcaggatCTCCCTCTGATACGAGATCCACCTCTTGGTATTGTGATTTCATTGGTGTTAACTTAATCTCCTGGAAATTAAGAAACAAAGTCTGGTGGCAAGATCAACTCCAGAAGCAAAATATCGAGCCATCAGCCATGACTTCAACTACTTGTAAGTTGTAAGTTTATATGACTCAAACAATTGCTTCAAGACCTGAGACAGGGGTATGTTTCACAGATGACTCTTATTTAAAACAACCATGCTGCCttatatatttccttaaatcCAGTTTTCCATGAAGATTGACTGCCATGTTATTAGAGAGAGGGTTTCACATGGAGTTATCAACACTAGATTCGTCAATTCAAATAATCAGTTGGTTGATGTTTTCACTAAGTCTTTGAGAGCTCCTcgagttaattatatttgtaaCAAGCTTGGTGCATATGAAATATAAGCTCCTGTCTGAGTGGGAGTGTTAGATATCTAgaatttattattactattattattattaggtaACAAAATCATGTAAATCATATAAATAGGGAAACTAGGATATCATGAATTTTGGGTGCCTTATTATATATAACGATCTCTGTTCTGTAGTTTAAACACACTGATTCACCCTAATGTTGTCTCTCGGTCTCACCTAATTTAACACTAACCTTATGAGCACTTGAGCAGTAAGACTAGAGTTAGAGAGGAGGGAAATTTATTATTCCTTTAAGAAACATGAAATTTTAAATCCCTTATTTTGGGTTAGGAAATTACCTATAAAATGTTGTGGTATTTTCAAATTCTGTTACTTAATGTCCATATAAGTATTCTGCATCAAAGTAATTTATAATCCTCTCAACAAATACATTACATTGTTAAGAATAATTATCCAAACACACTTAACTTTTAAGTAAAAGAAATCTGCACAAATTGCTAGATGCAATTATCAACTCCATTGGTGGATATTACTCCATTTTCAAGCATGATATACTATCTGGCAATCTGCAATGTAAGAAGTCGTATCTAATGATATTGAAATAAAAGTAGGGGTTATATATGTTTATAGTCCCTatatgttttcaaaaaaaaatgtttttagtCCCTATGATATAGGGGTGAATCTAAATTAATCcctaaaacaaattaaataccTTTTAGTCCTTATGATGTCCCAAAGTTTACATGACTTTTCGTTTTTGCCAAGTGAGCTACATGGTAATCCTAGTTAGATGAAGGCTGTTCACATGGACTTTTTGTATCAGTTTTAGTccctacaattttttttcatcaaCCTTCGTCCCTTCTTTTCCCCTTCCCTCAAACCCTAACCTACCTTCCGCGGCGGAGACCATGGTTCCACCAACCCCCGTCGCCTTCTTTTCCCTCCACGTCGCCTCCCTTTTCCCCCACCTCCTCTGATGGTGTGATAAAGTTGAAAGTGTGGAAGGACGTAGCAAAGGAATATCAAATTGATTGGTAAAGGGGAGAAGATAAGGTGGGGAGAGAAGATGGCTGCCGCAGCTGTGGAAGGTGGGCATAGGctagtggaagaggaagaagggaaaGAGAAGGGGCCGAggttgatgaattttttttgcaaGGACTAAAGCTGATGCAAAAAGTCCATGTGGACAACCTTCATCTTACTAGGAGACCACATGGACTTGTGACTGGACAAAATTAAGCCATGTAAGCACTGTGACGTCATAATGacttatttcaaataaaaaattatttaaggaCCAAAAGCTATGAAAAATTGGGGGATATTCACCCCTATATTACatggactaaaaacatatttaaccctaataGTAAATTGTTTTAAAGGAGTGCTAGCAATACACTTTTGAACACACTCTGCCACACTCATTATGATtggtttatttttaaaaaactcaTCACATTTGTTATCTTTTAATAAATGAATAAATCACATGGAGTGTGTTGAAGAATGTGTTCAAAAGagtgtgttgctagcatttTTCATTGTATTTAGCATCCTATATTTGCACGAACATACCACCGTCGTGAGGCAAATAGTGATTATAACTGATTCATGTTGCTCTGGTGTATAGGACAGTGATTAGGAGCTAGGAGCTGGTTCAATATGTTTTCTTCTCAAATCTTATGGATCTTCATTGTGGTTGTCAGGTGGGTTTGCAGTACCTACTTGGAGATATATCTGGTGGAAATGCTCGTTGTATTGCAATGCTTCAAGCATTTCAAGAGGCCATCAAAGACTACTTGGTTCCACCCGAGAAGACTCTTGTACGAGACCTAACGGCAAAAATTAGTAGTTATGTATCATTTCTTATTGAGTGTCGACCCCTGTCAATCAGCATGGGAAATGCAATCAGATATCTCAAAAGTCGAATAGCTAAGCTACCTTTAACTGTATCCGAGTCGGAAGCAAAAACTTCTCTCCAGTCTGATATTGAGCGTTTTATAAGTGAGAAGATCATACTTGCCAACAAGGTGATAGTCAAGCTTGCTGTCACTAAAATAAGAGATGGCGATGTTCTTCTAACTTATGGGTCATCATCAGCAATTGAAATGATTCTTTTGCACGCACATGAATTAGGAAAACAATTTCGTGTCGTGGTTGTTGACTCTCGTCCAAAGCTAAGAGGGAAACTTTTACTTCGCAAGCTTGTGGAGAAAGGTCTTAGCTGTACATACACTCATATAAATGCTGTTTCCTACATAATGCATGAAGTTACTAGAGTTTTTCTGGGTGCTTCATCAGTCTTGTCTAACGGAACTGTATATTCAAGAGTTGGGACTGCATGTGTTGCAATGGTTGCTCATGCATTCCGTGTACCTGTCATAGTTTGTTGTGAGGCCTATAAATTTCATGAGAGAGTACAGCTGGATTCAATATGCTCGAATGAACTCGGTATGTATATTTAACATTCATAATCATTCTTTAGTTCACAATTTACCACTGGTCTTTTGGCTTGTGTCTGTAGTAGGCTGATGTTTCTACGATGTTTTTACAGGTGATCCAGATATCATTTCAAATGTGCTGGGTAGAGAGGATGTCAACTACTTGGATGGTTGGGCTGATATTGAAAATCTGCAACTTTTAAATCTGATGTAAGAATTTACTGATAGAATCAAAGAACACCACATTGTCATTTCGTCACTCTAACCTTACAACACTTTATATTGATGGCAGTTATGATGCGACTCCTTCAGATTATGTCTCAATGATAGTCACAGATTATGGCATGGTAAGTGCTGGAGTTTTAAAAAGTACTTGAACATTTGCTGCTAAAACAATGCCTAAAGTGTGATTAATCCTGGCATCTCATCGCTTGCATTGTGTCTGACAGGGGTTTAGATTGAAGTACTAAGTGCATAAAATTGTAGCTCCCTGTTTTTAGGAGAATCATTAGTGAGGATCAAGATACCAGTTTACGCtgcaaaaaaaccaaaaattaaataaatagaaaaacagtattatttttaataatttccgTATGCTTAAGTAAATAAGCAAAAGGAAATTATTGAAAAGTGAGTGGGACATTAGAAGAATAGAGGAGAAGAAACCATTTCATTCTGAACTAGTTAAATGCGTGTATTGTGACTTCTAAAAAATATCCTGTGTCCTATTGATATGATACATTTTTCCCTTTATGTTCTCAAAGGGCATCGTCCTTTCACACTTCTCCTTTGATAATACATCCCCTCACCCCACTGATAGAACACATTTTTTCCTTTACATTCTCAAGGCACTATCCTTTCAATATTTTTCAGATTTGGATCATGATGGTTTGCACTGTATTTTGACTCGTATTTTTACTTTGGCAGGTTCCTCCCACAAGTGTGCCTGTAATTGTAAGAGAATATGGGAAAGAACAGGTCTGGATATAAAATGCAAATGTGAACTATCTCAATTTTGTGGCGCCAAAATCCTCTTTATGGACTGGGTAGTGACAACAAATTTTAAGATTGTTGTTATGCATGTTTTTGTACTATTTTCTCACAGGAATTAATGTAATGTGTCTTTTTGTTCTAAAATTTTGGACATTTCTGTATTCACATGTCCTAGCGCAGAGTGCAAAATTTTGCCTCTCCAGGCTGACTTAGCTATACATTCTAATTCTAAACAGAtcttttttcttctgttttttcaaattttggaTAATCCCTAACACTTTTGGTGTAGCATTTTTTAGTTATGCTTTAGTCCAATCTCTGGTTATTTTACAGCAGTTATGAAAACCAATACCAGAAGTTCCCTGTGAAGTTTTCCCGGAACATGTGTTCGTATATTGCTATAATTGGGAAAAAAGGGGTCGCTTAAAATTGGCCACAGCAGTCACTTGCAGCTGGCAATGGTATTGTTAGTATGCTTTGTAGCAATTTCATTTGTCATTGGGGATTAAATTTCCCGCCCCACTCGCTCAATTTCCCACCCCAACTAAATTCCTTAAACCCCATAATACCCTTTACACTTCTTATTCCTCAcccctcttcatcttcttcaaacaacCTTTTCTTTTAACTTCCCACCACTCCAGCTTCTTCTTCACACTCTCTTCCTCTCGCTCTCCTTCAACCTCTTTCTCCCTGTCCCTCTCTCGATTCAGAAGGCAGCAAGCACGACACATCTCTCGTGCTCTCTCGCTCCCTTCAACCTCCCATTGCACAGGTATGTCATCTCCCCCCTCTTCTCCAACGTTTTCGTTCCGCCATGTTTTTTTTACCGAGATTTTGGTTTCTCCGGGTTCTAAAACCTGGAATTCTTTATTTAGTTTTCGGGATTTAGATCCCGGGATATTTTAGGTTGTAAGTTTGTGTTTTCCGGGTTATAGAACCCAGACGTACAAACATACGTTTCGGGATTTAGATCCCGGAATATTTACTATCGAATTAAGCTTCTTTCCGGGTTTTATTTCCCGGTAGTACAAAAAATGTAATGGGAATTAGATCCCATAAGATTTAACACTGAAATTTAGCTTATTTTCGGGTTTTAGAACCCGAATGAGAGTAAATAGTTTACGGGAATAAGATCCCGGATTGTTTAATGTTGTAATTTTAAATATTCCAGGTTTTATAACTCGGAAGACATTAAATAACTTATGGGAATTAGATCCCGGATTTTTTTATGATGTAATTTAAAATATTCCCAGGTTTTAGAACCCGGAAGGGAACAAATAGGTTCCGGGATATAGATCCTGGAAACTTGTAATGTTAAATATTTGATGTTTTCGGGGTCTATAGCCCGGAAGGCCGAATATAGATTCCGGGAATTATAACCCAAAGTTATGTAATGTTGAAATTTTGAATTACTTCCCATTTagataatttttaataataattgcttattttaaatttatatgggATAATAGGTTATTTCATTTATTCAATTATTATTTCAactaaaattgtttttgttttgtttatagGCACATGGCTCGCACACGTGGAGGAGGTAAGGTCAGGAGGATCGTGGTTGTGGAAGCGGTCGGATAGTGGGACCGCGTGTGCTCCAAACAACATCGCATCGCAAGCGCCTACAAGAGGAGGTGAGGCTTCCACATCAGCTGTCGCTCCACCTTCACCACCACCTGCTCAGGTGGAGCCAGCTCATGTGAAGCCTCCTCATGTGAAGCCTGATGAGCATGTGGAGGCTTCTCATGCCGAGCCAGTTTTTCATTGTTTTTTCCCGGAAGATTCCGAGATTTAAAACCCGGAAATACCATGCATGGTTTTGGGAAATAATCTCCCGAAATGAGGCTAGACAAGATCTTCGGGATTACAAAACCCGGAAGGCCATTTTAAAGGGGCATTGTGGACAATTCCAACTTTAAAGTTGGATGGGAAATTGAATGAGGGGGTGGGAAATTTAACCGCCTTTGTTATTTTGCTGGCAAGGTATGCAAGCTTGCAAGTAGAGTTGTCAATACGGGTCAGCTTGATTCATATGGTTTGACTCGTCATGAGTTGTATTAAAAACAGGTTGGATCAAGTCAACTCGTTGCGGTTTGGGTGGAATAAATAAATGTAACATCCTGCTAAACTTTGTAGGAGTCATACCTTTTCTGCTAAACTGTGACTATCAGTAGCTCTTGACCTATTTTGTCTCTAACATGAACTACTTGTGCTGTTTTATTAATTGTCTTCTACtacgttttttatttattttctctcttgccTCTTCAAGATCTCTGAAAATTTGCAAAACAAATGAAAGACTTCAACAAATAAAAGACCTCTCTGTTTTGCATATAAGTCAATAGTAATAGTTACACGAAAACCAATTCAAGGATCACTATCTACTtccttatttttataaatgaagGATAAAAAAAAGTTGTATGAGAAAAACTACATTTTTTTATCTTGCTTTCCTCTTAAAAATGGAGAATGACATAAAGTATTGCATAGTCAAAATTTAGTTGTCGATGATATGTGAGTTAACCCATTTGAAGATAACTTATTGGACAAAGACAGCTCAAGCCCGTATTTGCAATTTGAAAACTTTAAGTGACTAAAATTTGAATTAATAATTGGTCATTGCGCTTTGTTAAAAAGCCAGTGTCGCTAAGCTTCTGTGTGTTAGATTATGACTTAGCGCTAAGTCAGAATCCGAGCTAAAGCGATGCGTGTGTCTGCAGTTTGTCTGCCGACCAATAGTAGGGCGCTTAGGTCCCCAAAGGCACGTGCAGGTAAAAGGTTTGAGATGAAATTAAACCTGTATTTTTGTATAACTAGTTCGCTCATACAATTAAACCTGTGATGGAAGATGATACAAATGTTCATGTTCCTCGAATTTGAATCATACAGTTGCTTAGTTTCCTCTGAAGATATCAGCTTTACTAACATGAGCTGGCGTAACGAGTCTAAGAATAACAAGGCCACCTAAAATAACGATTAAAATACCCAAGGAATTGACCAACATTGCTTCATTGGAATAGCGTGATATGATCTTGTTCACCTGAAGGAATGTAAGCTTCTCTAAAATACCAGTAGTAGCTGTGGCTATAGCCAAGGCATAGATATAGATCCCAAAGAACGCATGCCATGGCAACAAGGCAGCTCTACTATTTCTTGACCCTCCTGGATACCAAAATGTAGCAAAGCCAGCAGCCCACTGCCAAACATTATAACAAGCAGTCAGATGCATACATATGGAATCAAAATTCTGAGGTGGAATAGAAAATATTATAGGAAAATACTATCTGCACCAAGAGTTTTCTCCTTGCACTACCCACTTATGCGTGAAATAATTATATTACACCTGAGATTAGCGAAATGGAGAGAAGGGAGATAATGATTGTATTTCTATGCCAGCACACATTCCAAAACAGTTTAAATGTACTTTTCCAATTCcgaaaaattatttcaaatataTTGAACATATCTTCCGGAAATTAATTTCTAGAAGGTTTTTTCCAACTCCAGAAAATTATTTCCAATATAGTAAATATATCTTTCGGAGATTAATTTCGATAAAGTCATAAACATCTTTCCGGAAATTAATTCCCGGAATGTAATTTTAACTTTACGGAAATTGATTTCTGAAAGATATATTTTTCTAATTTCCGGAGATAATATATCCCGTCACTTTCTTTTTAAAGGTATTTTATGAAAGAATTTTcccatgtaccaaaaaaaaggtattttatgaaataaaaatgTAGGGCGGTGTatggaggaaaaaaaaaatgggtgGTAAAAATAGTAATTCCCCAAGTTATAAGATGAAAATAGAATAACAAAGATACCTGGATGGAGAATAGGAAAAGGCATGCAAGGCCCAACCATGAATGCAGGCTGTAGAAATTGTCGATGCCCTTGTCAATGTGAAACTTCCAAGCAGCCCAGACACCAACTAAGCTCAAAATGAGGGAGACAAGCTGAAATGCCAGATGAACGGCTTTTTTGAAGTTTTTAGTTCCAGATATTGTCTTATATGCAAGCATCCCTTCACATTGACATAACAAACAGATATAAGAAGTTAGCACTAAAACTGCAGAACTAAAAAATAATGGAGGGATAGTGACACAACCAGTTCAGACTTATGAATAAAGATTGAATATTTTATTGAAAATCAAGCAAGAAAGTCAGTGCTGCCCAATGTAGACAGAACTGGAACTACAAGAGCCAGATAATTGAATATTATGGTACCTCCTTCTCAAAGACTAGCATTCCTATCAGCCCCTGTTATCTACCCTTAGGCTTTATATAGAACCAATACAACTTGTAATCACCCCTTAACTAACTCACCACATTAATAACAAATCTCTCTAACTAACCCTAAACCCAACTAAGTATCTAATGTACTTGGGCATCATCATCCCCAGGCCAATTAGCCTTAAACATAGGCCTTATTAATTGAAGGTCCGCTATCaatatccccccccccccccccgaaaaAAAGCATTCACCTTTTGAAGGTGCAAATGAGGGAAACTGGACTGCATAGAGCTGGTGAGTCCCATGAATTTTCACAATCCAGGACGGAAATGGCTCGTGATTGATTGGACTAGAAATGATCTTTAGTAATTTAGTAAACGTACATAAAAAAAGGATGGATTCTGCTATGATCCGGTAATTGCAAGGGGGTATGCAACTGACCATATCCTGTGATATAGTAAGGACCACAGAAACGTGGGGCTGACTTTTCAGTTTCCGTTCAGGCCAAAGATCACAACTTAGTTTTAGTAGCTGCAACTTGTCATCCCTAGCCCTGGTCAACAGATTGGCTTCTTCCACCTTAGAAGGGAAGGTTTCTCCCTTGAAAATAAGAGGGGGTTAAGCCCATATAGAGCCTAGAATGGTGCCATCTGTGTTGAACAATTAACATAGGGGTTAAACCAACCCACGCTAGCCAAGAAGGCCACTGCCTCGAATTGGACCCTGAACAGCACCTTAAGTATGTCTCCAGTACATTAGGTAGTTGCACTGCCTCTGCTTTTTAAGATCAATTGCTGCCCCTTCAAGTAAAATAACATGACCTAAATACTCAACTTGTGTTAACCACTAACTTATGATATCTCACTTCTCAGTAGCTGAAAAACTTCTTTCAAATTCCGTCGTTGTTCCCTCTCATCtggaatatattaaaatatcataaaaatcaCTGATACAAAATTTCTTAGAAATGGTTTTAATACCTCATTCATACAGGACAGAAAAGTGGAAGGTGCCTTAGTGAGCCTAAAAGACACCACTAGAAACTCATTATGCCCCTCATAAGCCTGGGATGTTGTTGTCTTTATATCCCCCTACATTCTGATTTGACGATAACCTGACTTCAAGTCCAGCTTAGAGAAAATAATGGCTCCTGCTGAAGTCATCCAGCAGCTCATCAGTAACGGGTATGGGAAATTATCGAGGACAGTGATTTTGTTTAATGCTCTGAAGTCTATAGTCAAGACACTCTCCAACTACCATTTTTTTTCTCATCAAGAAAGGGCTGACACTAGGCCGCCTAATAATTCAAGCTTTAAGCATTTCTCccaccaacttctcaatttctCCCTTTTGATCAATATTGTGGATATTGACAAGGCCTTAGATTAGGGATGGATGCCCTCTCCTTCACTGTGATTGCATGATCATGCCTCCTAGTTGGAGGTGATCACGTGGTTCCTGAAACACCTCATTAGACTACTGTAACACCTCCAACTGGTGCTGAGAACTTCTCCCTTCAAAGTGTTGAGCTTCTGATCTACAATAATCAATCAAAAAGACTTTCCTGTACCATCTCAGGCCCTGAAGGAGGGAGTCTCCTTAGCTTGCAGCCCAAGGTTATTCACTAGCtgttggaggataaaattgtggGTCACACTGTCTGTAAATACAAATGCCTTATTGTCAATTGTCACCTATAGTTTAAGGGACGTTTTAGAAGTGAGCCGTGACATACTTTGCAGGTCTGATTTGCAGTCTTCCCTTCCCACTGTTCCATCTCCTCGTAATTGTCAGCCCCCACAACAGCTTCCATGCCTTCTTTCCCAATATCATTACCCTGAGATGCTTTACTGCAAACTTGCTCAGGTGAGAATTTCTCATCATGAATAAAGCAAAGATCTCCCCTCATTCTCTCCCTATACTATGCATAGCTAACAAAGCTTCCACAAATGCACCCCATATGTTAATTGGCGGTTTTTATTTATGGGTAGAAAAATATATCCAAAGAGATTTGGAAAGTAGCCATGAGGGGGCTCACGGGGGAGGAGCCCCCTCACAGCGGTAGGATCGAaacttgctctgataccaacttgaatttgataaaataatacttgtatttcattcataatacttgactagactacaatatatatatagactaacaaagagattaaaacaaactaaatctatctcaacctatatctatttaaatagatattatctctatttaaatagatactaatctaaaatagataaacaaatcttaactatatctctatgagatagcactaataataaactaaatcttaacagatattcaacaggTATTTCCGGGATTTCGCAATGgaaaaaaccctagaatttttttttttccgatttctCCCTCTCTTCTACTGACTTCGACCC from Lotus japonicus ecotype B-129 chromosome 2, LjGifu_v1.2 includes:
- the LOC130737575 gene encoding uncharacterized protein LOC130737575 isoform X1; amino-acid sequence: MDPSRRAPRAAIDPVPKIRQVGFFAPGAAPPERSQSGPPDPTHSSPPVVGASPSLSPVMIPPPRHLSDNLILHARPVAASQLRADAPVSPAPSSSYSSRIATAANGSFFDGRGSGAGKVVASSFPRGGFDLTAVVKVPASELTTVSVVNDSLGLPEKEKANKGGGSAVEVKDQPANSKQQKPKPSKAERRALQEAQRAAKAVAKAEGNKASGTTTVMNAKPAKAVKSAQKVDNVTVAASEKKGTDCPPEKDRKKDAPQPRMQYDDKSRVEKAKRRAVVKQTEAKNRVELFRHLPQYEHGSQLPDLEAKFFHLYSVHPAVYKVGLQYLLGDISGGNARCIAMLQAFQEAIKDYLVPPEKTLVRDLTAKISSYVSFLIECRPLSISMGNAIRYLKSRIAKLPLTVSESEAKTSLQSDIERFISEKIILANKVIVKLAVTKIRDGDVLLTYGSSSAIEMILLHAHELGKQFRVVVVDSRPKLRGKLLLRKLVEKGLSCTYTHINAVSYIMHEVTRVFLGASSVLSNGTVYSRVGTACVAMVAHAFRVPVIVCCEAYKFHERVQLDSICSNELGDPDIISNVLGREDVNYLDGWADIENLQLLNLIYDATPSDYVSMIVTDYGMVPPTSVPVIVREYGKEQVWI
- the LOC130737575 gene encoding uncharacterized protein LOC130737575 isoform X2, whose translation is MNAKPAKAVKSAQKVDNVTVAASEKKGTDCPPEKDRKKDAPQPRMQYDDKSRVEKAKRRAVVKQTEAKNRVELFRHLPQYEHGSQLPDLEAKFFHLYSVHPAVYKVGLQYLLGDISGGNARCIAMLQAFQEAIKDYLVPPEKTLVRDLTAKISSYVSFLIECRPLSISMGNAIRYLKSRIAKLPLTVSESEAKTSLQSDIERFISEKIILANKVIVKLAVTKIRDGDVLLTYGSSSAIEMILLHAHELGKQFRVVVVDSRPKLRGKLLLRKLVEKGLSCTYTHINAVSYIMHEVTRVFLGASSVLSNGTVYSRVGTACVAMVAHAFRVPVIVCCEAYKFHERVQLDSICSNELGDPDIISNVLGREDVNYLDGWADIENLQLLNLIYDATPSDYVSMIVTDYGMVPPTSVPVIVREYGKEQVWI
- the LOC130737575 gene encoding uncharacterized protein LOC130737575 isoform X3 — protein: MDLHCGCQVGLQYLLGDISGGNARCIAMLQAFQEAIKDYLVPPEKTLVRDLTAKISSYVSFLIECRPLSISMGNAIRYLKSRIAKLPLTVSESEAKTSLQSDIERFISEKIILANKVIVKLAVTKIRDGDVLLTYGSSSAIEMILLHAHELGKQFRVVVVDSRPKLRGKLLLRKLVEKGLSCTYTHINAVSYIMHEVTRVFLGASSVLSNGTVYSRVGTACVAMVAHAFRVPVIVCCEAYKFHERVQLDSICSNELGDPDIISNVLGREDVNYLDGWADIENLQLLNLIYDATPSDYVSMIVTDYGMVPPTSVPVIVREYGKEQVWI
- the LOC130737576 gene encoding transmembrane ascorbate ferrireductase 2 is translated as MAAPPVVRFPIMATVRAVGVAISVLLLTWALHFRGGLALFSDNKDLIFNVHPVLMVIGLVLINGEGMLAYKTISGTKNFKKAVHLAFQLVSLILSLVGVWAAWKFHIDKGIDNFYSLHSWLGLACLFLFSIQWAAGFATFWYPGGSRNSRAALLPWHAFFGIYIYALAIATATTGILEKLTFLQVNKIISRYSNEAMLVNSLGILIVILGGLVILRLVTPAHVSKADIFRGN